The following nucleotide sequence is from Verrucomicrobiota bacterium.
CAGTTCAAGGCGTGGGATTGCTCGGCGAAAACGACCTGAAGGCGGTTTCCGAGCTCTGCGCCCTGGCCGGGCATTTTTGACCTTTTTTGGACATAAAAAATGAAAGCTACATCGTTAGCCGTGGCCGTTATGGCCATGGCATGCTCAGTCGTCGCTGCCGGCGCGGCAGCCGATAATAATTCGTTGCCGGACGCACGGAAAATACAGCAGCCGGCCGTTCAATCATCCCCAGAATATCAGGCGGCCGAGGATCAGTTCCGCGAGTACCAGCAAGCGTATGACCGCGGGGATGCGAAGGCCCTGGCAAGCTTTTACGCCGAGGATGTCGATTACATCGATCAAGACGGCGCGGAGGTAAAAGGACGCGGCGAGATGGAAAAACTGTTTATGGAGAACTTCCGGGCAAACCCGGGGGCTAAAATCACGATCACCGTCGAGGAACTGAAATCGCTGACACCGGATGTGCAGATGAATCGTGGGGTTGCAACCGTGACGGCAGCCAACGGTACAACCGAATCGACTCGCTACGCAGCCGTCGTGGTCAAGAAAGGTGATCGCTGGCAAATTTGCCAATTGACGCAGGCGGCGGGGCCGGCTCCGAGTGCATATTCCCAGCTGGAACTGCTTCAATGGCTAATCGGAAACTGGGAGAACAAAGACGCAAACCAAACGATAGAAACAAAGGTCGCATGGGCAGGAGATAATAACTTCCTGGTGCGCACCTTCAAACTCAGGGGTGCTGAGGCAGGCGAGACAGACGGCTGGGAGATTGTCGGGTGGGACCCGGACCGCCAGCAGGTTCGCTCCTGGATTTTTGATAGCAACGGCGGCTTCGGCGAATCGAGCTGGGCTTACGACGGTGGGCGTTGGTTGATCCGAGCCTCCAACGTGTTGCCGGACGGCAGCCGCTCCACGGCCGAAAACGTGCTCACCAAGGTCGACGATAACAAGTTCACCTGGGAATCGCAGAATCGTACGCTGGATGGCGAGTCGCAGCCCTCAGTGCCAAAGATCATTGTGAATCGCACCACCTCAAACCGATAACCTGCATTTTCTCACTGATCGATGAAGCTGAACCTATTCAAAATCTCGGCTTTCCTGGCCGGGGCATTTCCGCTGCTGATAGGGATGGATGCGGTGGCTTTTCCTGGTCCTCCTGGTCCTCCACCCGGCGGTCCGCCGCGTCTGCCTGCAGGCGGCGGTCCACCGTTCCGGCCGCCGAGTGGGCCTCCACGCAGCGGTCCACCCATGCGGCCGAGTGGGCCTCCACCCGGCGGCGAATTCAACCGGCCATCGGGGCCCGGCGGCGGGTTCCGCGGCGGACCCGGACCGCGCGCCGCGAATATCGCCCTACCGGGCCCTGGCCGGCCGGGAGGTTTGGCTCCGAACGGTAAACTTGCGGGCGGCGGGCCCGGGACGCGCACCCCGAACAGTCCCCGGCCGGGGCCCGGCCGGCCTGGAGGCTTGGCTCCCAACGGCAAGCTCGCGGGCGGCGGACCCGGAGCGCGATTCCCATCGAAAATTCAATCCCTTCCTAAAGGGAGCGGCTCGGTCCTACCGTCGTTCGCGGGCGGAGCGGCTCTGGGATCAATTGCTCGAGGTAAGGTGCCGGGAGCGGGACCGGAGGGCAAGGGATTTCCTGATCTTGCAGGAAAAGGTCCCAGTGAACTGGTAAACAGCGCGCATGCGCCAGTTGCTAACCAGCAGTTTTGGAAAAATTGGAGTGAGCAGAACCAGGGCAAACTGGCGGATTTTCAGGCGAACCGTGCCAACGCATGGACTAACATCAGTGGGTTCCGGAATGACCAAAATGTAGCCGGCAGCTTTAACCAACCCCAGTGGAACGATTATAAGAGTCTTGTTCAGAACTATCGCGACAATCGAGCGATCGAGGTCACTAACAATGTTCAGAATAACTTTGACAAGTACTTCAACGCCAACGGGGGGTCCAACTACGGCGGGTCTTACGCTGATAAGTACGCGAGTTATGCCGACAAGTACGCGAGTTATGCCGACAAGTACGCGAGTTACGCCGACAAGTACGGGGGTTACGCTGACAAGTACGGGAGGTATGCCGACAAATACTACGGGAGGTACGCCGAAAAATACTGGTGGTGGACCGCAGCGACGTACACCACGGCGGCGACGTTTCTGGCTCTGGACAAGGCATACGACCGTTCCGACAACGACGACACCTCATACAACCGCTCTGGAACCTACGACGCCTCATACGACCGCTCTTCAAGCTACAAGGCATACCGCCGCTCTGGAAACTACGATTACGGCGTGAACGTAGTCTATCAA
It contains:
- a CDS encoding SgcJ/EcaC family oxidoreductase; this translates as MKATSLAVAVMAMACSVVAAGAAADNNSLPDARKIQQPAVQSSPEYQAAEDQFREYQQAYDRGDAKALASFYAEDVDYIDQDGAEVKGRGEMEKLFMENFRANPGAKITITVEELKSLTPDVQMNRGVATVTAANGTTESTRYAAVVVKKGDRWQICQLTQAAGPAPSAYSQLELLQWLIGNWENKDANQTIETKVAWAGDNNFLVRTFKLRGAEAGETDGWEIVGWDPDRQQVRSWIFDSNGGFGESSWAYDGGRWLIRASNVLPDGSRSTAENVLTKVDDNKFTWESQNRTLDGESQPSVPKIIVNRTTSNR